TCCTCTGCTAGACGAGGGGATTCTAAACCACATCAAGGTGAGTTCCTACTGCCTCCTCTGCTAGACGAGGGGATTCTAAACCACATCAAGGTGAGTTCCTACTGCCTCCTCTGCTAGACGAGGGGATTCTAAACCACATCAAGGTGAGTTCCTACTGCCTCCTCTGCTAGACGAGGGATTCTACACCACATCAAGGTGAGTTCCTACTGCCTCCTCTGCTAGACGAAGGGATTCTACACCTCATCAAGGTGAGTTCCTACTGCCTCCTCTGCTAGACGAGGGGATTCTACACCTCATCAAGGTGAGTTCCTACTGCCTCCTCTGCTAGACGAGGGGATTCTACACCTCATCAAGGTGAGTTCCTACTGCCTCCTCTGCTAGACGAGGGGATTCTACACCTCATCAAGGTGAGTTCCTACTGCCTCCTCTGCTAGACGAGGGGATTCTACACCTCATCAAGGTGAGTTCCTACTGCCTCCTCTGCTAGACGAGGGGATTCTACACCTCATCAAGGTGAGTTCCTACTGCCTCCTCTGCATTAGTGAGCCCTGTTCCAACAGCAGGTTGTGATGAGGACAGACAGTCTCACCAGGAGGAGGATGTGTGCTGTTTCCGTTCATACATTACACAAGTGTGTTGAGGATtaacaaaatgtatttttaaaatgAACTTCCATTGTCCTCCAAGAGTTGCTGGATAATTTCCTCATTTTAGGGTTAGTTATAGTTATAATTTCCTCATCTtcagttagggttaaggttagttagggttagttatagtTAACTCATCTTCAGTGTTTGCTCCTCTCTCCAGAAATACATAGCAAAGTTGtgatgtggatgatcttgtttcCTCATCAGAGTCCGTTGGGGTGTCACACTATGGACGGCATCCTGAAGTTCTACCTCGGCACGGTGTTGCCCACCGCCATGAACAACAACAACGTAAAACATAACAATGACTTTAAATCTCCCATCCACTCCATCGGAAACATCTTCCACGAGCTGAAGAAAGAGATCAACCAATGCGTATGTAGCCTGGTCTGATATCCTGTTAAAGTTGTCTGGTCCTATATAGTCTAGTCCTATATAGTCTGGTCCTATATAGTCTGGTCCTATATAGTCTGGTCCTATATAGTCTGGTCCTATATAGTCTGGTCCTATATAGTCTGGTCCTATATAGTCCTATATAGTCTGGTCCTATATAGTCTGGTCCTATATAGTCCTATATAGTCTGGTCCTATATAGTCCTATATAGTCTGGTCCTATATAGTCTGGTCCTATATAGTCCTATATAGTCTGGTCCTATATAGTCTGATCCTATATAGTCTGGTCCTATATAGTCCTATATAGTCTGGTCCTATATAGTCTGGTCCTATATAGTCTGGTCCTATATAGTCCTATATAGTCTGGTCCTATATAGTCTGGTCCTATATAGTCCTATATAGTCTGGTCCTATATAGTCTCGTCATATATAGTCTGGTCCTATATAGTCTAGTCCTATATAGTCTGGTCCTCTATAGTCTGGTCCTATATAGTCTAGTCCTATATAGTCTGGTCCTATATAGTCTGGTCCTATATAGTCTGGTCCTATATAGTCTAGTCCTATATAGTCTAGTCCTATATAGTCTGGTCCTATATAGTCTGGTCCTATATAGTCTGGTCCTATATAGTCTGGTCCTATATAGTCTGGTCCTATATAGTCTGGTCCTATATAGTCCTATATAGTCTGGTCCTATATAGTCTGGTCCTATATAGTCCTATATAGTCTGGTCCTATATAGTCTGGTCCTATATAGTCCTATATAGTCTGGTCCTATATAGTCTGATCCTATATAGTCTGGTCCTATATAGTCCTATATAGTCTGGTCCTATATAGTCTGGTCCTATATAGTCTGGTCCTATATAGTCCTATATAGTCTGGTCCTATATAGTCTGGTCCTATATAGTCCTATATAGTCTGGTCCTATATAGTCTCGTCATATATAGTCTGGTCCTATATAGTCTAGTCCTATATAGTCTGGTCCTATATAGTCTGGTCCTATATAGTCTGGTCCTATATAGTCCTATATAGTCTGGTCCTATATAGTCTGGTCCTATATAGTCTGGTCCTATATAGTCTGGTCCTATATAGTCTAGTCCTATATAGTCTGGTCCTATATAGTCTAGTCCTATATAGTCTGGTCCTATATAGTCTGGTCCTATATAGTCTGGTCCTATATAGTCTGGTCCTATATAGTCTAGTCCTATATAGTCTGGTCCTATATAGTCTGGTCCTATATAGTCTGGTCCTATATAGTCTGGTCCTATATAGTCTAGTCCTATATAGTCTGGTCCTATATAGTCTGGTCCTATATAGTCTGGTCCTATATAGTCTGGTCCTATATAGTCTAGTCCTATATAGTCTGGTCCTATATAGTCTAGTCCTATATAGTCTGGTCCTATATAGTCTGGTCCTATATAGTCTGGTCCTATATAGTCTGGTCCTATATAGTCTGttccaatatacagtaccagacacacctactcattccagtgtttttctttatttgtactattttctacattgtagaataatagtgaagacatcaaaactatgaaatagcacgtatgaaatcatttagtaaccaaaaaagtgttaaacaaatctaaatatattttatatttgaggttcttcaaatagccaccctttgccttgatgacagctttgtacactcttggcattctctcaaccagcttcattaggtagtcacctggaatgcatttcaattaacaggtgtaccttcttaaaagttaatttgtggaatttctttccttcttaatgtgtttgagccaatccgttgtgttgtgacaagataggtgtggtatacagaagacagccctattttgataaaagaccaagtccatattatggcaagaacagctcaaataagcaaagagaaacgacaatccatcattactttaagacatgaaggtcagtcagtacggaacatttcaagatctttgaaagtttcttcaagcgcagttgcaaaaaccatcaagcgctatgatgaaactggctctcatgaggaccgccacaggaatggaagacccagagttacctctgctgcagaggataaattcattagagttaccagcctcagaaattgcagcccaaataaatgcttcacagagttcaagtaacagacacatctcaacatcaactgttcagaggggactgtgtgaatcaggccttcatggtcgaattgctgcaaaggccaccaataagaagaagagacctgcttggtccaagaaacacgagcaatggacattagactggtggaaatctgtcatttggtctgatgagtccaaatttgttttggttccaaccgccgtgtctttgtgagacgtagagtaggtgaacggatgatctccgcgtgtgtttcccaccgtgaagcatggaggaggaggtgtgatggtgctttgctggtgacactgtctgtgatttatttagtattcaaggcacacttaaccagcatggctatcacagcattgtttttaaacaggacaatgacccaacacacctcccggctgtgtaagggctatttgaccaagaaggagagtgatggagtgctgcatcagtgtgcttatgtgggaactccttcaagactgttggaaatgcattccaggtgaagctggttgagagaatgccaagagtgtgaaaagctgtcatcaaggcaaagggcaaccttgaagaatctaaaatctaaactagtttaacacatttttggttactacatgattccatatgtgttatttcatagttttgatgtcttcactattattctacaatgtagaaaatagtaaaaataaagaaaaacccttgaaagtgtaggtgtgtccaaactgttgactggttcTGTATGTATCTCCCTCGCCGCAAACCTCAGAGTTAGGGACCAGCTGGTGGTccaaccccaaacacacctcagAGTTAGGGACCAGCTGGTGGTccaaccccaaacacacctcagAGTTAGGGACCAGCTGGTGGTctaaccccaaacacacctcagAGTTAGGGACCAGCTGGTGGTccaaccccaaacacacctcagAGTTAGGGACCAGCTGGTGGTccaaccccaaacacacctcagAGTTAGGGACCAGCTGGTGGTccaatcccaaacacacctcagAGTTAGGGACCAGCTGGGGGTCTAACCCCAAACACATCTCAGAGTTAGGGACCAGCTGGTGGTCCAACCCCAAACACACAACATTGACACGGTTACTTCCTAACTTACACAATATCCAACAACCTTCTCACgctagagagagacactgtgactgtgtctgtctgtttgtctgtctgtgtctctgtgtttccagTGTACTACTGTTGCAGCCTGGAGCCTCCCAACAATACTGCAGTATGTGTGGCTGTCACAAGATCtgatctctccctccttccttccctcccttcttccctcccccctctctctctctctctctctctctccacagaggaactactTTTCCTGTAAGAAACCGTTTGACATCAACGACTTAATCTCTTCATATAAAAAGGTGACTCTCCTGCAGGCTCCAAGTGTGTGTAGTTCCTCTAACCTgagtgtgtttcctgtgtgttgTTCCTCTAACCTGAGTCTGTTTCCTGTGTGTTGTTCCTCTAACCTgagtgtgtttcctgtgtgtagtTCCTCTAACCTGAGTGTGTTTCCTCTAACCTGAGTGTGTTTCCTCTAACCTGAGTGTGTTTCCTCTAACCTgagtgtgtttcctgtgtgtagtTCCTCTAACCTgagtgtgtttcctgtgtgtagtTCCTCTAACCTgagtgtgtttcctgtgtgttgTTCCTCTAACCTgagtgtgtttcctgtgtgtagtTCCTCTAACCTgagtgtgtttcctgtgtgtagtTCCTCTAACCTgagtgtgtttcctgtgtgtagtTCCTCTAACCTGAGTGTGTTTCCTCTAACCTgagtgtgtttcctgtgtgtctaGATGCAGGATAAGGGCCTGTATAAGGCAATGGGAGAGCTGGACCTGCTCTTCAACTACATCGAGGAGTACCTGGTCTCTCAGAGACGCAAacactgacccctgacccttaacCATTGCCTCAGCCAACCAGGACACACTGACCCTGAGCATGGACCAATAAGAATGACCCAGAGTGCTGTGGGTAACCCGAAAACTCTATTAACCTCCAACCCCAAACCACAATGTCTTTGTGGAAGTGAGACTGAAGGACCTTTTTTCTAACGTTCGTAGTCCGTTAGCAACGTTAGTCTTTAATCCGACTCTTTAGTCCTTCTTGAAGACCAACTCTCTAAAGTCCTGAAGACCTTCTGAGGACCGAATAATTATAATATTTAGCCATTTAGCcaatgcttttatccaaagtactGTTCAGTACAGTACTGCCTGCATACATGTTTGAATGGGTGGGCCCAGCGGGAAGCCAACCCCTGTTCATGACGTTGCAgtgccatgctccaccaactaaGCCTTCTCTTGGAAGTCCTGAACCACATTTAGCTTCAGATTCATCATCACTATCACGTTTATTAATCAGTCATATTGACTAAAACATTCTGCTGTAAAGTTTAATTTGTATTGCATCAATTTTAATGATTGACACGTTCTGGAAGTCCTTCTTCAGGTAcagtatacactgaacaaaaatataaacgcaacatgcaacaatttcaaagatttgactgagttcatataaggaaattaggccctaatctatggaaatcacatgactgggaatacagatacgcatctgatggtcacagatacctttaaaaaaaggtagggtcgtggatcagaaaaccagtcagtatctggtgtgaccatttgcctcatgcagcgcgacacatcttcgcatagagttgatcaggctgttgattgtggcctgtggaatgttgtcccactcctcttcaatggctgtgtgaagttgctggatattggtgggaactggaacatgtcatacacgtcgatccatagcatcccaaacatgctcaatgggtgacatgtctggtgagtatgcaggccatggaagaactgggacattttcagcttccaggaattgtgtacagatccttgtgacatggggccgtgcattatcatgctgaaacatgaggtgatggcggcggatgaatggcacgactatgggcctcaggatctcgtcacggtataaaattgccattgataaaatgcaatgacaaaatgacaaaactgcacatcttagagtggccttttattgtccccaacacaaggtgcacctgtgtaatgatcatgctgtttaatcagattcttgatttgccacacctgtcaggtggatgggattatcttggcaaaatagaaatgctcactaacagggatgtaaacatatttgtgcccaaaatgtgagagaaattagctttttttttgtatgaaacatttctgggatcttttatttcaggtcaTGTTGCATTTATAATTTTGTTTAGTATAGTTTGGATATTAGCATAATCATGATGTTATTCTAACAAGCATGTGGAGTAAGGAATCATATACTGATCTGTAATAATGAATATTATGAATGACCATGTTTACAACATATTGCAACATTTAGATACATGCTATTTTTATTACCAATGTCAGTATTGATTTAAATTAAATCTGTCTTTGAAACAAAGTGGAATTTTGCACCATAATGTTAATTCTAAGTATTTATTGGATAGTGTTGAAAGTGTAATTTTGTTTTGCAGAAGAATCAGTAACTGCCATCTCTTCATGGTCTATGTTTTTAACGAATAATTAGCTCCCCTGACATTTTAAATAGTTGTGCCTAAATGTTTGTGAGTTAGAATGTATTTTTATGAACAACTTTTAACTGTTTTAGCTACCAAATGTTGTGGTATTTATTTTATGATTTTTTCTTGCTCTGCAACTGCAGTTTAAAAATAAATCTACTACTTTGGAACCGTTTTTACCTCAGTCCTTTCTTTCACCTTTTAAAATGTCAAGCCTTTTAAGTGGCGAGTAAGGGCCAGTTCTTCCACACGTTATTTAGAACACTTCAGCGATGGACCAATGAAAACCTCCTGAATCACCCCAGGGTTCTTCCTCTGAAACAGCAGAACAGATATTTTTTCTCTACACTCAGATCCAGATGCAGTTGTTGATACCATGTTACTAGAATCAAGAATGAACGCGCTCAACTCAATAGTTAATCAACAGAAGTCTATGGGTGCAGGGTTCAAAaggtgcagtgcattcggaaagtattcagacaccttccctttttccacattttgttacgtttacagccttattctaaaattgattaaattaaaaatgttcctcatcaatccacacacagcaccccataattgaggaaacctggcaccatccctacggtgaagcatggtggtggcagcatcatgctgtggggatgtttttcagtggcagggactgggagactagacaggatcgagggaaagatgaatggagcaaagtacagagagatccttgatgaaaacctgctccagagcgctcaggacctcagactggggcaaaggttcaccttccaacaggacaatgaccctaagcacacagccaagac
This window of the Coregonus clupeaformis isolate EN_2021a chromosome 10, ASM2061545v1, whole genome shotgun sequence genome carries:
- the LOC121575974 gene encoding interleukin-10-like, which codes for MSPCSLLLSLLLAAALQCERAQCRRVMCSDRCCSFIEGFPVRLKELRTAFSTIRDYYEANDELETALLDEGILNHIKSPLGCHTMDGILKFYLGTVLPTAMNNNNVKHNNDFKSPIHSIGNIFHELKKEINQCRNYFSCKKPFDINDLISSYKKMQDKGLYKAMGELDLLFNYIEEYLVSQRRKH